CGGGTCGCTGGAGAAGATGACGCGCTCGGAGGCCAAGGCGATGGCCGAGCGGCTGGGCGCCAAGGTGGCGGGCTCGGTTTCGGCCAAGACCGACCTCGTCGTGGCCGGCCCCGGCGCCGGTTCCAAGCTGAAAGCCGCGACCGATCTCGGCATCGAGGTGATCGACGAGGACAGCTGGTTGGAACGCGTCGGCAGGAGCAGCTGATGTCGGCCGTGTTCACCGGCTTCGGCCAGAAGGCCATTCCGTTCCTCAAGGCGCTGGATTTCCACCAGAACCGGGAGTGGTTCCACGAAAACCGCGACCTGTTCGAAAAGGAGCTGCGCGAGCCGCTCGGCGATCTGGTCGAAACGCTGACCGAGCGGTTTGGCGCCGCCGGCCTCGGCCTGCGCGGCGACCGCAAGAAGTCGCTGTTCCGCATCAACCGGGACGTGCGCTTTTCGAAGGACAAAAAACCCTACAACACCCATGTCTCGGCCATTCTGTCGCCGGACGGCACCAAGTCGGATTTGGGTGTTTTCTTCTTCTATCTCGGGCTCGACGCCTGTTTTGCCGCCGTCGCCT
The genomic region above belongs to Mesorhizobium terrae and contains:
- a CDS encoding DUF2461 domain-containing protein, giving the protein MSAVFTGFGQKAIPFLKALDFHQNREWFHENRDLFEKELREPLGDLVETLTERFGAAGLGLRGDRKKSLFRINRDVRFSKDKKPYNTHVSAILSPDGTKSDLGVFFFYLGLDACFAAVAWWQPDAALLQALRRAIETRPAEFRKLVAALGKGGLEFGTQGAMKRMPRGFEHVVDADLAAAIRNRHFVVRQTIDPADIHTPALADQLAAFAVHARPLLDWGRAIQGSVAPQ